A region from the Lolium perenne isolate Kyuss_39 chromosome 4, Kyuss_2.0, whole genome shotgun sequence genome encodes:
- the LOC139830448 gene encoding squamosa promoter-binding-like protein 6 has protein sequence MLCRFHLLQEFDEGKRSCRRRLAGHNKRRRKTRPEIVVGGSPIEDKVSSYLLLSLLGICANLNAENAEHLQGQELLSNLLRNLGTVAKSLDPKELCKLLEACQSMQNGSNTGTSGAANALVNTAAAEAAGPSNSKVPFANGGQCGQTPSAVVPVQSKATMVASPETPACKLKNFDLNDTCNDVEGFEDGLNCPSWIRQDSTQSPPQTSGNSDSTSAQSLSSSNGDAQCRTDKIVFKLFEKVPSDLPPILRSQILGWLSTSPTDIESYIRPGCIILTVYVRLVESTWRELSENMSLYLDKLLSSSTDNFWASGLVFVMVRHQLAFMHNGQVMLDRPLAPNSHHYCKVLCVSPVAAPYSATVNFRVEGYNLVSTSSRLICSVVVEDTAVVADDTDHEDNEYLSFSCSLPGSRGRGFIEVEDSGFSNGFFPFIIAEQDVCSEVCGLGSIFKSSSHEQADDDNARSQAFEFVNELGWLLHRVNMISKHDKAELPAATFNLLRFRNLSIFAMEQEWCAVTKMLLDLLFDGFVDTRLQSPKEVVLSENLLHSAVRGKSARMVRFLLRYKPNKNLQETAETCLFRPDARGPSTFTPLHIAAGTSDADDVLDALTDDPGLVGLNAWRNARDETGFTPEDYARQRGNDAYMNLVQNKIDKHLGKGHVVLGVPSSMCPVITDVGKPGDISLEIYQSRTMSPSSAPRCNICSRQARMYPSSFARTFLYRPAMFTVMGVAVICVCVSILLHTLPKVYAAPNFRWELLERGAM, from the exons CTGAGAATGCTGAGCATTTACAAGGTCAGGAGTTGCTATCCAACCTTTTGAGAAACCTGGGGACCGTTGCCAAATCATTGGATCCAAAAGAACTTTGTAAACTTCTGGAGGCATGTCAGAGCATGCAAAACGGATCAAATACTGGGACCTCTGGAGCAGCTAATGCGTTGGTGAATACTGCTGCAGCAGAGGCCGCAGGACCATCTAACTCCAAGGTGCCTTTCGCGAATGGTGGTCAATGTGGGCAGACTCCATCTGCGGTTGTACCAGTACAGTCAAAGGCTACCATGGTGGCAAGTCCTG AGACTCCAGCTTGCAAGTTGAAGAATTTTGATTTGAATGACACTTGCAATGATGTGGAAGGCTTTGAGGATGGGTTGAATTGCCCATCATGGATACGGCAAGATTCTACCCAAAGCCCACCACAGACTAGCGGTAATTCAGATTCAACGTCAGCTCAGTCACTATCAAGCTCAAATGGAGATGCTCAG TGTCGGACTGATAAAATTGTATTCAAGCTTTTTGAGAAAGTTCCTAGCGATTTACCTCCAATTTTGCGATCACAG ATTCTTGGTTGGTTGTCCACTAGCCCTACTGATATAGAGAGCTATATTAGACCTGGCTGTATTATCCTGACAGTATATGTTCGGTTAGTTGAGTCTACATGGAGAGAG CTCTCTGAGAATATGAGCTTATACCTGGATAAGCTTTTGAGTAGTTCCACTGATAACTTTTGGGCATCTGGTTTGGTATTTGTGATGGTACGGCATCAACTTGCTTTTATGCACAATG GTCAAGTTATGTTGGACAGACCACTGGCACCTAATTCTCatcattactgcaaggttttatgTGTTAGTCCAGTTGCTGCTCCTTATTCAGCGACAGTTAATTTCAGGGTAGAAGGCTATAACTTAGTCAGTACTTCCTCGAG GCTAATATGCTCAGTTGTTGTGGAAGACACAGCTGTTGTGGCTGATGACACTGATCATGAAGATAATGAATATCTCAGCTTCTCTTGTTCTCTCCCTGGTTCAAGAGGAAGAGGATTCATAGAG GTTGAAGATAGTGGATTTAGTAATGGTTTCTTCCCTTTCATAATTGCCGAGCAGGATGTATGCTCTGAGGTTTGTGGGCTGGGGAGCATATTTAAATCATCTAGTCATGAACAGGCAGATGATGACAATGCCAGGAGCCAAGCTTTTGAGTTTGTAAATGAGCTGGGCTGGCTTCTTCATAGAGTAAACATGATTTCTAAGCATGACAAAGCAGAGCTTCCTGCAGCGACCTTTAACCTGTTGAGATTCAGGAATCTTAGTATATTTGCCATGGAGCAGGAGTGGTGTGCTGTGACCAAAATGCTGTTAGATTTATTATTTGATGGATTTGTTGATACTAGGTTGCAATCTCCAAAAGAGGTGGTATTATCAGAAAATTTGCTGCACAGTGCTGTGCGAGGGAAATCTGCCCGAATGGTTAGATTTTTGCTGAGATACAAGCCAAACAAAAATCTGCAGGAAACTGCTGAGACATGCCTATTCAGACCTGATGCTCGGGGCCCTTCTACATTTACACCCCTGCATATAGCAGCGGGTACTAGTGATGCAGATGATGTATTGGATGCACTGACTGATGACCCTGGACTG GTTGGACTCAACGCCTGGAGAAATGCGCGAGATGAGACAGGTTTCACCCCTGAAGACTATGCTCGCCAGAGAGGCAACGATGCTTACATGAATCTGGTCCAGAATAAGATTGATAAGCATCTTGGCAAAGGTCATGTTGTCCTTGGCGTTCCCAGCAGCATGTGCCCTGTAATAACTGATGTGGGGAAGCCCGGTGATATTAGCCTCGAGATCTACCAAAGCAGGACAATGTCGCCATCATCCGCCCCAAGGTGCAACATCTGCAGTCGACAGGCTCGGATGTACCCCAGTTCGTTTGCAAGGACCTTCCTGTACAGACCAGCAATGTTCACGGTGATGGGTGTCGCTGTGATCTGTGTTTGTGTCAGCATACTCCTTCATACCCTACCCAAGGTTTACGCGGCACCAAATTTCAGATGGGAGCTGTTAGAGCGAGGGGCAATGTGA
- the LOC127291938 gene encoding indole-3-acetic acid-amido synthetase GH3.8-like: protein MVFLGQVQWILALYLRQGSVVGWIGAARTYRRRAMPTSIGAALKSLPAPAAADAEKLRFIEELTRNVDSQQERVLAEILGRNAGAEYLSTCGLDAATADRATFRSKVPVMSYEDLQPYIQRIANGDRSPVLSTRPVSEFLSSSGTSAGERKLFPNVKDELDRRQLLNGLVMPVINRCFPGMAKGGKGLFFLFIMSETKTPGGLVAQPVLTSYYKSEQFKNGSDGPYYHNTSPLEAILCEDAFQSMYAQMLCGLCQRHDVLRIGGSFASGLLRAISFLQLNFKQLADDIEAGKLTSRVTDICVRDAVAGILRRPDPDLAQFVRTECGKDDWAGVLTRIWPNTRYLDVIITGAMAQYIPALRHYGGGLPLVCTRYGSSECFFGINLRPACDPSEVSYTIMPNMAYFEFLPVDDVAAGDDDARSRRLVDLARVEARREYELVVTTYAGLNRFRVGDVLRVTGFHNAAPQFRFVRRRNVVLSVDFDKTDEAELQRAVEVASALLRPHGASVAEYTSRTCTERVPGHYVVYWELLPVTTTTKCAGAVENEATVMGRCCLEMEEALNAMYRQSRVAFRSIGPLEIRVVQPGTFEEVMEYAVSRGASVNQYKVPRCVTLPHVIQLLDSRVLSSHFSPSLPHWTPTKPSD, encoded by the coding sequence ATGGTCTTCCTCGGACAAGTTCAATGGATACTAGCTCTCTACCTACGGCAGGGTAGCGTAGTGGGTTGGATTGGAGCAGCACGTACGTATCGGCGGCGCGCGATGCCAACATCCATAGGCGCGGCTCTCAAGAGCCTGCCGGCACCGGCAGCCGCGGACGCCGAGAAGCTCCGATTCATCGAGGAGCTGACCCGCAACGTAGACTCGCAGCAGGAGCGCGTCCTCGCCGAGATCCTCGGGCGCAACGCCGGCGCAGAGTACCTCAGTACCTGCGGCctcgacgccgccaccgccgaccgCGCAACCTTCCGGTCCAAGGTCCCCGTTATGTCGTACGAGGATCTGCAGCCTTACATCCAACGCATCGCCAACGGCGACCGCTCGCCTGTCCTGTCGACGCGCCCCGTCTCCGAGTTCCTCAGCAGCTCCGGCACGTCCGCCGGCGAGCGCAAGCTGTTCCCCAACGTCAAGGACGAGCTCGATCGCCGCCAACTTCTCAACGGCCTCGTTATGCCCGTCATCAACAGATGTTTTCCTGGGATGGCTAAAGGCGGAAAGGggctcttcttcctcttcatcatgtcGGAGACGAAGACGCCGGGCGGCCTGGTGGCGCAGCCGGTCCTCACAAGCTACTACAAGAGCGAGCAGTTCAAGAATGGGTCGGATGGCCCCTACTATCACAACACGAGCCCGCTGGAGGCCATTCTCTGCGAGGACGCGTTCCAGAGCATGTACGCGCAGATGCTGTGCGGTCTGTGCCAGCGGCACGACGTCCTGCGCATCGGCGGCTCCTTCGCCTCCGGCCTCCTGCGCGCCATCAGCTTCCTCCAGCTCAACTTCAAGCAGCTCGCCGACGACATCGAGGCGGGCAAGCTCACCTCGCGCGTCACTGACATATGTGTGCGGGACGCTGTCGCCGGCATCCTCCGAAGGCCAGATCCCGACCTCGCGCAGTTCGTGCGGACCGAGTGCGGCAAGGATGACTGGGCCGGCGTCCTGACACGCATTTGGCCGAACACGCGCTACCTGGACGTCATAATCACGGGCGCCATGGCGCAGTACATCCCGGCCCTCCGGCACTACGGCGGCGGCCTGCCGCTGGTGTGCACCAGGTACGGGTCCTCCGAGTGCTTCTTCGGCATCAACCTCCGCCCGGCGTGCGACCCGTCGGAGGTGTCCTACACCATCATGCCCAACATGGCCTACTTCGAGTTCCTCCCCGTGGACGACgtggccgccggagacgacgacgcgagGAGCCGGCGGCTCGTGGACCTGGCCCGCGTGGAGGCCAGGCGCGAGTACGAGCTGGTGGTCACCACCTACGCGGGGCTGAACCGGTTCCGCGTCGGCGACGTCCTCCGCGTGACCGGGTTCCACAACGCGGCGCCGCAGTTCCGGTTCGTGCGCCGCCGGAACGTGGTGCTGTCCGTGGACTTCGACAAGACCGACGAGGCCGAGCTCCAGCGCGCCGTGGAGGTCGCGTCGGCGCTGCTCCGCCCGCACGGCGCGTCCGTGGCGGAGTACACCAGCCGCACGTGCACCGAGCGCGTCCCCGGTCACTACGTGGTCTACTGGGAGCTGCTGCcggtcaccaccaccaccaagtgCGCCGGGGCGGTGGAGAATGAGGCGACTGTGATGGGCAGGTGCTGTCTGGAGATGGAGGAAGCCCTGAACGCGATGTACAGGCAGAGCAGGGTGGCGTTTCGCTCGATCGGGCCGCTGGAGATCCGTGTGGTGCAGCCAGGCACCTTCGAGGAAGTCATGGAGTACGCCGTCTCccgcggcgcgtcggtgaaccagtACAAGGTGCCGCGCTGCGTGACGCTCCCGCATGTCATCCAACTGCTCGACTCGCGCGTCCTGTCCAGCCACTTTAGCCCGAGCCTGCCGCACTGGACACCAACCAAACCGTCCGACTAA